A window of the Chitinispirillum alkaliphilum genome harbors these coding sequences:
- a CDS encoding phospho-2-dehydro-3-deoxyheptonate aldolase: MENISVPLVTPAELMKQIPQSSKSRITVEQGREDIKRILDGKDDRLLLIVGPCSIHDPKGAIDYAKRLNRLRGETEDKLLIVMRLYFEKPRTALGWKGLVHDPDMNGGLDMHSGLTMARKLLSEITGLGLPAAMEMLDPLVYNYVSDLVSWTSIGARTSESQIHRQSASGIDIPVGFKNSTDGSLETAVNAIKAASSSHCYPGIDPNGRVCLIRTKGNHYGHIILRGGKTGPNYDKKSCLRASMLLNDAEVNSSVIVDCSHMNCSGGYDNQMHVWKDIVLRKSSGESGLKGIMAESYLEDGNQKLIADKNKLLYGISVTDSCIGWKKTEKIIRWTHNMIS, translated from the coding sequence ATGGAAAATATTTCTGTACCACTGGTTACACCTGCTGAATTGATGAAACAGATACCTCAAAGTAGCAAATCGAGAATAACAGTAGAACAGGGGAGAGAAGATATAAAGAGGATTCTCGATGGGAAGGATGACAGATTGCTGCTAATTGTTGGGCCATGTTCCATACACGACCCCAAGGGGGCTATTGATTATGCTAAGCGGCTCAACAGACTAAGAGGTGAAACTGAGGATAAACTGCTCATAGTCATGCGGCTTTATTTTGAGAAACCCCGGACTGCTCTTGGCTGGAAGGGGTTGGTTCATGACCCAGATATGAATGGGGGATTAGATATGCATAGTGGATTGACTATGGCCAGAAAATTGCTCTCAGAAATTACCGGTTTGGGGCTTCCTGCGGCAATGGAGATGCTTGATCCTTTGGTGTATAATTACGTAAGTGATCTTGTCAGCTGGACATCAATCGGTGCCCGTACCTCTGAGTCTCAGATTCATCGCCAGAGTGCCAGTGGTATTGATATTCCGGTTGGTTTCAAAAACAGCACCGATGGATCTCTTGAAACTGCGGTAAATGCCATAAAGGCAGCATCTTCCTCTCACTGCTATCCGGGAATAGATCCCAATGGCAGAGTGTGTCTGATTCGCACAAAAGGAAATCACTACGGGCATATTATTCTACGGGGTGGGAAAACTGGTCCAAATTATGACAAAAAGTCATGTCTCAGGGCTTCAATGCTGTTAAACGATGCAGAAGTTAACAGCTCTGTTATTGTTGATTGCAGTCATATGAACTGTTCGGGTGGGTATGACAATCAGATGCACGTTTGGAAGGATATTGTCTTGCGTAAAAGCAGCGGAGAAAGTGGTCTAAAAGGAATTATGGCAGAAAGTTATCTTGAGGATGGAAATCAGAAACTAATAGCAGATAAAAACAAACTCCTATATGGAATCTCTGTTACCGATTCCTGTATAGGGTGGAAAAAAACTGAGAAAATTATCAGGTGGACACACAACATGATTTCATAA
- a CDS encoding response regulator, which produces MESCEKLYGLGPKEILEHILNSVIKITEVNDLKTLLSLLSDMAHKLVPSDRCTVWVYDSKRKVLCSEIADGVDRIEISSSMGISSYAFMTGIPLIVNDPYNDSRFNSQTDKSTGYNTKNIIAIPLKNSKGETIGVFQALNKLSEEGFTDSDLNMLYLVTVYIAREVDAALLREEINSTQREIIHTLAETGEMRSKETGNHVKRVAEYCTLLAKEVGLSETQQNIIRISSPLHDIGKIAIPDAILLKPGKFEPHERKIMETHAALGYDMLKHSERVVLKAAATIAVQHHEKWDGTGYPAGLAGEQIHIYGRIAALADVFDALGSDRCYKKAWEFEKIVNLFRNESGKHFDPQLAEIFLDNQQSFKDIGEKYKDEF; this is translated from the coding sequence ATGGAATCATGTGAAAAACTGTATGGCCTTGGTCCAAAGGAAATACTTGAGCACATTTTAAATTCTGTAATAAAAATTACAGAAGTAAATGATCTTAAAACTCTACTTTCCCTTCTTTCTGATATGGCTCACAAGCTTGTGCCATCAGACAGGTGCACTGTCTGGGTTTATGATTCGAAGAGAAAGGTATTGTGCAGTGAAATTGCAGATGGGGTTGATAGAATAGAGATATCATCCAGCATGGGGATCTCAAGTTACGCATTCATGACCGGCATACCCCTAATCGTAAATGACCCATACAATGACAGTCGTTTTAATTCACAGACAGATAAGTCAACAGGGTACAACACAAAAAACATCATAGCAATTCCGTTGAAAAATTCAAAAGGGGAGACTATCGGTGTATTTCAGGCCTTAAATAAGTTAAGTGAGGAGGGGTTTACTGATTCAGATCTCAACATGCTCTACCTTGTCACTGTATATATTGCCAGAGAGGTAGATGCCGCACTGTTAAGGGAGGAGATCAACTCAACTCAGCGGGAGATCATCCATACACTGGCAGAGACCGGTGAGATGAGATCAAAGGAAACCGGAAATCATGTAAAGCGGGTTGCGGAATATTGTACCTTGCTTGCAAAAGAGGTCGGACTCTCGGAAACTCAACAAAACATTATCAGAATATCTTCACCACTTCACGATATAGGCAAAATTGCAATCCCTGATGCGATACTTTTAAAACCCGGCAAATTCGAACCACATGAAAGAAAAATCATGGAGACCCATGCTGCACTGGGATATGATATGTTAAAACATTCTGAGAGGGTTGTTCTCAAAGCTGCGGCTACCATTGCGGTTCAGCATCATGAAAAATGGGACGGTACTGGTTACCCGGCAGGTCTTGCAGGTGAGCAGATTCATATATACGGGAGAATCGCTGCACTTGCGGATGTTTTTGATGCTCTGGGGTCTGACCGCTGTTATAAAAAGGCCTGGGAATTTGAAAAAATTGTTAATCTCTTCAGAAACGAGAGCGGTAAGCATTTTGATCCACAACTTGCAGAAATTTTTCTGGACAACCAGCAAAGCTTCAAAGACATAGGAGAAAAATACAAAGATGAATTTTGA
- a CDS encoding Tryptophan synthase beta chain produces the protein MVSDYLKKYPDSNGYFGEYGGSFIPPELQKEMDSITDAYYSISKSHEFISELRNIRKHFQGRPTPTYYCKNLSNQLGGRIYLKREDLNHTGAHKLNHCMGEALLAKHMGKKKVIAETGAGQHGVALATAAAYFGIECEIHMGEVDIKKEHPNVVRMKLLGAKVVPVSHGLKTLKEAVDSAFESYLKDPVNSMYCIGSVVGPHPFPMMVRDFQHVIGLEAREQFMEMTGELPDAVTACVGGGSNAMGIFSGFIKDEDVRMIGVEPAGRSFKVGDHAASLTYGAPGVLHGFKSYMLQDEKGEPLPVYSIASGLDYPGSGPEHCMLKDKKRIEYTYASDEECLDAFYTLSKVEGIIPALESAHAVAFAMKYATENKRNSILVNLSGRGDKDIDFVVDNYGIR, from the coding sequence ATGGTGAGTGATTATTTAAAAAAGTATCCTGACAGCAATGGTTATTTCGGTGAATATGGGGGTTCTTTTATTCCACCGGAACTTCAAAAAGAGATGGACAGCATAACTGATGCATACTATTCGATAAGCAAATCGCATGAGTTTATTTCTGAGCTGAGAAACATTCGCAAACATTTCCAGGGGCGTCCAACTCCCACCTACTACTGCAAGAATCTTTCAAACCAACTTGGTGGACGTATATACCTCAAGCGCGAGGATCTTAATCATACAGGGGCTCATAAATTAAATCACTGCATGGGCGAAGCTCTTCTTGCAAAGCATATGGGTAAGAAGAAGGTTATTGCTGAGACCGGAGCTGGTCAGCATGGGGTTGCACTTGCAACGGCTGCGGCATATTTCGGTATAGAATGTGAAATCCATATGGGTGAAGTCGATATTAAAAAGGAACATCCAAATGTGGTAAGAATGAAGCTGCTTGGAGCCAAAGTTGTCCCTGTGAGCCATGGATTAAAAACGCTGAAGGAAGCGGTGGATTCTGCATTTGAGTCCTATCTCAAGGATCCCGTAAATTCCATGTACTGTATTGGTTCAGTTGTGGGACCTCACCCCTTCCCTATGATGGTTCGGGATTTTCAGCATGTAATCGGTCTGGAAGCCAGGGAGCAGTTTATGGAGATGACCGGGGAGCTGCCGGATGCTGTTACCGCATGTGTTGGAGGTGGATCAAATGCCATGGGGATTTTCTCTGGCTTTATCAAGGATGAGGATGTAAGGATGATTGGTGTGGAACCTGCCGGACGTTCCTTTAAGGTTGGGGACCATGCGGCCAGTCTTACCTACGGAGCACCAGGGGTGCTTCATGGATTTAAGAGTTATATGCTTCAGGATGAAAAAGGTGAACCACTACCTGTGTACTCGATTGCAAGTGGGCTTGACTATCCGGGGTCTGGTCCGGAGCACTGTATGCTTAAGGACAAAAAGAGAATAGAGTATACCTATGCCAGTGATGAAGAGTGTCTTGATGCGTTTTATACGTTGTCTAAAGTTGAAGGGATCATACCTGCTTTGGAAAGTGCTCACGCGGTTGCCTTTGCAATGAAATATGCAACTGAAAACAAACGTAATTCGATACTGGTAAATCTGTCTGGACGCGGAGACAAGGACATAGACTTTGTAGTAGATAATTACGGAATTAGATAA
- a CDS encoding N-formylglutamate amidohydrolase, which yields MGPFVEGKIACPVLWILICSTLLFSEPFTGFIPGESRFGINNYIEYIPGDLPIIISAPHGGNLSLEEIPDRTFGTTVTDAFTVPLTEAIYQELYTRLGRHPHVILCHLARTKIDANRSLYEGTEHPLAEMAWYNFHEFIDIAKRHAVEEFGAGLYIDIHGHANVLQRVELGYLLNSSDLRLSDEQIGSLAENSSLRELAKRTPFSFSELLRGEKSLGGLLEQRGFASVPSPQYPDPWYFPYFNGGYNTQRHGSVAGGTISGVQIECNMLGLRDTDSNRQRFAKALSGSIITYMKTHYGIDLGAENSVRKKEPLQYTDHSIKLHRTAGISRFSVSVYRPGNYTFSLYNIRGRVILSHAISALSPGTYNICVPEKTATGVSVAVLKEGCDQVVRKVVF from the coding sequence ATGGGGCCGTTTGTGGAAGGAAAAATTGCCTGTCCTGTGTTGTGGATACTAATCTGTTCTACCCTGTTGTTCTCTGAACCGTTTACAGGCTTTATTCCGGGCGAGAGCCGTTTTGGAATCAACAACTACATTGAATACATTCCGGGAGATCTTCCAATAATTATTTCTGCACCACATGGTGGAAATCTATCACTCGAGGAAATCCCTGACCGCACCTTTGGCACAACTGTAACAGATGCATTCACCGTTCCCTTAACAGAAGCGATTTATCAAGAGCTGTATACTCGTCTCGGACGCCATCCTCATGTTATACTTTGTCATCTGGCACGCACAAAAATAGATGCAAACCGTTCTCTCTACGAAGGGACTGAACACCCGTTGGCAGAGATGGCCTGGTATAATTTTCATGAATTTATCGACATAGCAAAGAGACACGCAGTTGAGGAATTTGGTGCCGGACTCTATATCGATATACATGGGCATGCAAATGTTTTGCAGAGAGTTGAGCTTGGATACCTTCTGAACAGCTCTGATTTGCGTTTGTCAGATGAGCAGATTGGCTCTCTGGCGGAAAATTCAAGCTTAAGGGAGCTTGCAAAGAGAACTCCATTTTCATTTTCTGAATTGCTGAGAGGAGAAAAAAGTCTGGGTGGTTTGTTGGAACAGAGAGGGTTTGCTTCCGTGCCCTCTCCCCAATATCCTGATCCGTGGTATTTCCCCTATTTCAATGGTGGGTATAACACTCAAAGGCATGGTTCAGTAGCGGGTGGCACAATCAGTGGTGTGCAGATTGAGTGCAACATGCTTGGGCTAAGAGATACGGATTCAAACAGACAACGTTTTGCAAAAGCATTGTCGGGCTCGATAATAACCTACATGAAAACTCACTACGGAATTGATCTTGGGGCAGAAAATTCTGTGCGAAAAAAGGAGCCGCTACAGTATACAGATCATTCGATAAAGTTACACAGAACCGCGGGGATCAGCAGGTTTTCAGTTTCGGTATACCGTCCCGGAAATTACACATTCAGTTTATACAACATCAGAGGACGTGTAATTCTAAGTCATGCTATAAGTGCCTTGTCACCAGGAACTTATAATATCTGTGTTCCTGAGAAAACCGCCACTGGTGTCAGTGTTGCAGTTTTAAAGGAGGGGTGTGATCAGGTTGTGAGGAAAGTGGTTTTTTGA
- a CDS encoding Heat shock protein 60 family co-chaperone GroES: MNVKPLADRVIVRPMGAEEKTAGGIIIPDNAKEKPQKGEVVAVGPGKVSDSGQKIEMTLKEGQTVLYGKYSGTEVTIEGEEYLIMRESDVLAVL; this comes from the coding sequence ATGAACGTTAAACCTTTAGCAGACAGGGTTATCGTTCGGCCGATGGGAGCCGAGGAGAAAACAGCAGGTGGAATTATCATTCCTGACAACGCAAAAGAGAAACCACAGAAAGGTGAAGTTGTGGCTGTTGGGCCAGGTAAAGTTTCTGACAGCGGTCAGAAAATTGAAATGACCCTCAAAGAAGGTCAGACTGTTCTTTATGGAAAATACTCCGGAACAGAGGTCACAATCGAAGGTGAAGAGTACCTTATCATGAGAGAAAGTGACGTTCTTGCTGTTCTTTAA
- a CDS encoding aminotransferase class I and II, protein MGTVINPLWFEELKKPMFDRINSWQPLPFDQPADTTGYISCHHNDYLRLSQHPEVIEERVKATKDTGYGVMASVVYGGEHGYHMKFKQAIAHSCKAKGPESVLLTTCGWTANVGLMEAIVKEDTPVYLDVNAHASLWDGARFSGGKLIPVKHNSPETMRKLVKVIGPGVICIDGYYSTHGSVATVKDYADIAEEFDCLLLVDEAHSFGMIGENGGGCAVDEGVEDKVHFRTVSIAKALGGNGGFIVTDPDTAEFLMFSTRSIIFSTNVAPPTSAGNWKALQILMREPQRAAHAQKMAAYLRELLNKAGYSTGPSQCQIVSLMFKGEETAIKLYGKLKSKGVLFSVFLYPAIPKDTSLARFSVYSEITPREIEIVAQTTIETLKQMGVHETQFRL, encoded by the coding sequence ATGGGAACAGTGATAAATCCACTCTGGTTTGAAGAATTGAAGAAACCAATGTTTGACAGAATAAATTCCTGGCAACCGCTTCCTTTCGATCAACCCGCAGATACCACCGGATATATCTCCTGCCATCATAATGACTATCTGAGACTCTCACAACATCCCGAAGTCATCGAAGAGAGGGTAAAGGCAACAAAAGATACCGGCTACGGTGTTATGGCATCTGTGGTGTATGGTGGGGAACACGGTTACCATATGAAATTCAAGCAGGCTATCGCTCACTCCTGTAAAGCCAAGGGGCCTGAATCTGTTTTACTCACAACCTGTGGGTGGACTGCTAATGTCGGGCTTATGGAGGCTATTGTTAAAGAAGACACACCGGTATATCTTGATGTTAACGCCCATGCTTCACTGTGGGATGGTGCCAGATTCTCAGGTGGTAAACTCATTCCGGTAAAACATAACAGCCCTGAAACGATGCGCAAATTAGTTAAGGTGATTGGGCCTGGAGTTATTTGCATAGATGGGTATTACAGTACTCATGGATCTGTGGCAACGGTGAAAGACTATGCTGACATTGCTGAAGAGTTCGATTGCTTGCTTCTGGTTGATGAGGCGCACTCTTTCGGGATGATAGGTGAGAATGGGGGAGGGTGTGCTGTAGATGAAGGTGTTGAGGACAAGGTACATTTCAGAACAGTTTCAATTGCAAAGGCGCTGGGGGGAAATGGGGGATTTATTGTCACCGATCCTGATACCGCGGAATTTCTAATGTTCAGCACACGTTCCATCATCTTTAGTACCAACGTCGCACCCCCAACCTCTGCAGGGAATTGGAAAGCACTTCAGATCCTTATGAGAGAACCACAAAGGGCAGCTCATGCGCAGAAAATGGCTGCTTACTTGAGAGAATTGCTAAATAAGGCCGGGTACAGTACCGGGCCAAGTCAATGTCAGATCGTGTCCCTGATGTTTAAAGGAGAAGAGACTGCGATAAAACTGTATGGGAAATTAAAATCAAAAGGGGTTCTGTTTTCTGTTTTCCTCTATCCGGCAATACCAAAGGATACATCACTTGCCCGTTTCTCGGTGTATTCTGAAATAACCCCAAGGGAAATTGAAATCGTGGCACAGACAACCATCGAAACTTTAAAGCAAATGGGTGTACATGAAACCCAGTTTAGATTATAG
- a CDS encoding Integration host factor: MGNITKKDLVERISDRTGLTQVDTKIVLESFLESLADTLQKGNNVEIRGFGRFKIKQKNARTARNPRTNEFIQVEAGYKPVFEASKELRKRVNDKIMGEE, translated from the coding sequence TTGGGCAATATAACAAAAAAAGATTTGGTTGAGCGTATATCCGATCGGACTGGTCTAACTCAGGTTGACACAAAAATCGTGTTGGAGAGTTTTCTGGAATCGCTCGCTGACACTCTTCAGAAGGGAAATAATGTTGAGATAAGAGGTTTTGGCAGATTCAAGATAAAGCAGAAAAATGCCCGTACTGCCCGCAATCCCCGGACAAATGAATTCATTCAGGTTGAAGCCGGGTACAAACCGGTATTTGAAGCATCTAAAGAGCTTCGCAAAAGAGTCAATGACAAGATCATGGGGGAAGAATAA
- a CDS encoding TPR repeat-containing protein, producing the protein MKKEMKILAKAGLSAKEQNLLKKITLYSFIVCSVLVLTFWVTGSLLQRSDSGQRVRIRPPSSTNQLNSLDIQAHRFTAERLMQSNRYDEAIPHLQRVLAAHNRDTEGRIFLSEALLKAGHFDRALSAIETLLSEEPDDSLAPILLTRKGIALFYLGRHKQSLTILENCLKRYPDCAEALCFLGQIEASKQLPSERAVEYLQRSVEVDPFYVEGWYQLGRYYSRTGEYFKARRLFLKALEINPLHSRSHSRLGTVYYYMRNADLAKKSYQTALAINPYDFNTRYNLGEVYFNLLENRHNALYHYKRAIEKSPYHPDANFKAGIICMGNGMIKEAIGYFENSLKTERADIRKLLQLAAAYERLGDSSKALEVYQEIKEIDPLHLIANQKIRFLSRNL; encoded by the coding sequence ATGAAGAAGGAAATGAAAATCTTAGCCAAAGCGGGACTCTCTGCCAAAGAGCAAAACCTGTTAAAAAAGATCACTCTCTACTCATTTATAGTATGCTCTGTGCTTGTTTTAACATTCTGGGTCACAGGATCATTGCTTCAGCGAAGTGATTCAGGGCAACGAGTCCGGATAAGGCCACCCTCATCAACCAATCAGCTCAACAGCCTCGATATCCAGGCACATCGGTTCACTGCAGAAAGACTGATGCAAAGCAATCGCTATGACGAAGCTATCCCCCATCTTCAAAGAGTTCTGGCAGCCCACAACAGAGACACAGAGGGGAGGATATTTCTCTCCGAGGCACTTCTTAAAGCAGGCCATTTCGACCGTGCACTTTCAGCCATCGAAACACTCCTTTCCGAAGAGCCTGACGATTCACTTGCCCCAATACTTTTAACACGGAAAGGTATTGCACTCTTTTATCTCGGAAGACATAAACAAAGTCTTACCATTCTTGAAAACTGTCTCAAACGCTACCCCGATTGTGCTGAAGCGCTCTGTTTCCTTGGACAGATAGAAGCCTCAAAGCAGCTGCCCTCTGAAAGGGCCGTTGAATACCTCCAGCGAAGTGTCGAGGTGGATCCATTCTATGTAGAAGGCTGGTATCAACTTGGCAGATATTATTCCCGGACAGGAGAGTATTTCAAGGCACGAAGACTTTTTCTGAAAGCCCTTGAAATCAACCCCCTTCACTCCAGAAGCCACTCAAGGCTTGGAACCGTATACTATTATATGAGAAATGCAGATCTGGCCAAAAAATCATACCAGACAGCCCTGGCCATCAACCCCTATGATTTCAACACCAGGTATAATCTTGGCGAAGTATACTTCAATCTTCTCGAAAACAGACACAACGCCCTCTACCACTACAAAAGGGCAATTGAAAAAAGTCCCTACCACCCCGATGCCAATTTCAAGGCAGGAATCATCTGCATGGGCAACGGAATGATAAAGGAGGCAATAGGGTATTTTGAGAACTCATTGAAAACAGAAAGAGCCGATATAAGAAAATTACTTCAGCTTGCAGCCGCCTATGAACGATTAGGTGACAGCAGCAAAGCATTGGAAGTATATCAGGAGATTAAGGAGATTGACCCACTTCACCTCATTGCTAACCAAAAGATAAGATTTCTCTCCCGGAATTTGTAG
- a CDS encoding Pyrroline-5-carboxylate reductase, whose product MKIAVLGTGNMGRAIIGGLFRKFEDNITVSAFDLLRTAMNDLGGNVKVNEPEHWADQDAIIVSVKPADLPAAAEMLKGHYKNHQNSPLLISVAAGITTENIRNQIGQTARVCRVMPNTPALIGEGMSACCFTENCSEKDRDLAVEIFSACGKVTVLAECYMDAATGLSGSGPAYVYAFIEALAEGGVTAGLPFSVALESAVQTVIGAAKMVEQENEHPSVLKSRVMSPGGTTANGALALEKGKFKHSVMSAVLQAAKRARELSGLE is encoded by the coding sequence ATGAAAATTGCAGTCCTGGGCACCGGAAACATGGGAAGGGCCATTATTGGCGGGCTTTTCAGAAAGTTTGAAGACAATATTACAGTTTCAGCTTTTGATCTCCTGCGGACTGCAATGAATGATCTTGGTGGAAATGTAAAGGTTAACGAACCGGAGCATTGGGCAGATCAGGATGCAATAATAGTTTCGGTGAAACCGGCAGATCTTCCCGCTGCAGCAGAGATGCTTAAGGGTCATTACAAAAATCATCAAAATTCCCCTCTCCTAATCTCTGTAGCTGCCGGTATAACAACTGAAAATATCCGCAATCAGATTGGTCAAACTGCCAGGGTGTGCAGGGTTATGCCAAACACACCCGCTCTGATAGGTGAGGGGATGAGTGCCTGTTGCTTCACTGAAAATTGCAGTGAAAAGGACCGGGATCTCGCAGTGGAGATTTTCTCTGCATGCGGTAAGGTAACGGTGCTTGCAGAGTGCTATATGGATGCTGCTACCGGCCTCTCCGGCAGTGGTCCTGCATATGTGTATGCCTTTATCGAAGCCCTTGCGGAAGGGGGGGTTACGGCCGGGTTGCCTTTTTCTGTTGCGCTTGAAAGTGCTGTGCAGACTGTTATCGGTGCTGCGAAAATGGTCGAACAGGAAAATGAACATCCCTCAGTGCTTAAGTCAAGAGTTATGTCTCCGGGAGGTACTACTGCAAACGGTGCGCTTGCGTTGGAAAAGGGTAAATTTAAACACTCTGTTATGAGCGCTGTCCTTCAGGCTGCAAAGAGGGCCAGGGAGTTAAGTGGCTTAGAGTAG
- a CDS encoding Transcription termination factor Rho, with product MTELNDVAERHKIGEHRNFRRQELIFKILQAQAAQNGQMFAEGVLEIMPDGFGFLRSPLNSYLSGPDDIYVSPSQIKRFYLKTGDSVSGQVRPPKDSERYFALLRVEMVNYEDPEECKKKINFDDLTPLFPEQRFNLEHNPKDSATRIMNLLTPIGKGQRGLIVAPPRTGKTVLLKNIANAILHSHPEAFLIVLLIDERPEEVTDMQRSVKAEIISSTFDEPAERHVVVAEMAIERAKRLVEHNRDVVILLDSITRLARAHNTVAPHSGRILSGGVDSQALYKPKRFFGAARNIDNGGSLTIIATALIETGSRMDEVIFEEFKGTGNMELVLDRKIADRRIYPAIDLMRSGTRKEELLLTEEELNRMWILRKFLATMSPVEMMEFLIDKMSQTKTNREFLDVMKS from the coding sequence ATGACGGAGCTCAATGATGTGGCTGAACGTCACAAAATTGGAGAGCACCGAAATTTCCGTCGCCAGGAGTTGATATTTAAAATTTTACAGGCTCAGGCTGCACAGAACGGGCAGATGTTTGCCGAAGGTGTACTGGAGATTATGCCAGATGGTTTTGGTTTCCTGCGCTCCCCGCTTAATTCATATCTGAGCGGCCCCGATGACATCTATGTCTCTCCCTCCCAGATAAAACGGTTTTATCTGAAAACGGGAGATTCTGTTTCCGGGCAGGTAAGGCCACCTAAGGATTCTGAGCGTTATTTTGCTCTTCTTAGAGTGGAAATGGTTAACTATGAGGATCCCGAAGAGTGTAAGAAAAAAATCAACTTCGATGATCTTACTCCTCTTTTTCCTGAGCAACGATTCAACCTCGAACACAACCCCAAAGACAGTGCAACCAGAATTATGAACCTGCTCACCCCTATAGGAAAGGGGCAGCGTGGACTCATTGTTGCGCCTCCAAGGACCGGAAAAACTGTTCTGCTTAAAAATATCGCCAATGCTATTCTCCACAGTCACCCGGAAGCTTTTCTTATCGTTTTGCTTATAGATGAGCGTCCGGAGGAAGTGACTGATATGCAACGTTCTGTAAAAGCGGAAATTATCAGCTCAACCTTTGATGAACCTGCAGAACGTCATGTCGTAGTTGCTGAGATGGCAATCGAGAGAGCTAAACGTCTTGTGGAGCATAACCGGGATGTGGTTATACTTCTCGATAGTATCACTCGTCTGGCAAGAGCCCATAATACTGTTGCACCCCATTCGGGACGTATTCTTTCTGGAGGTGTGGACTCTCAGGCTCTCTATAAACCAAAACGTTTCTTCGGTGCTGCAAGAAATATCGACAACGGTGGTAGTCTGACTATTATCGCCACAGCACTGATTGAAACCGGAAGCAGAATGGATGAAGTTATCTTTGAAGAGTTCAAGGGTACAGGAAATATGGAGCTTGTTCTGGACAGAAAAATCGCTGACCGGAGAATCTATCCTGCTATCGACCTTATGAGAAGCGGAACCAGAAAAGAGGAGCTGCTGCTTACGGAAGAGGAACTCAACCGTATGTGGATCCTCAGAAAGTTTCTGGCTACTATGTCCCCGGTAGAGATGATGGAGTTTTTGATTGATAAAATGTCTCAGACAAAAACCAACAGAGAATTTCTTGATGTCATGAAGAGTTAA